From the genome of Lasioglossum baleicum chromosome 13, iyLasBale1, whole genome shotgun sequence, one region includes:
- the LOC143215160 gene encoding RING finger protein 207 isoform X4 codes for MASSGSAVDGVGVGVGVGVGESVGTTGIPGGGPRNPLICTVCHDYYNEPCLLSCFHTFCARCIRCIDGKVICSICRQQTQLSDGAQLPPSDQLMRQLVELANSKNPPCANCDKRDKSTMFFCTTCGQALCTHCREHTHRAKMFSSHEVVHMSKCTKDTQRRCSTHGEQYIMFCQTAKCMLCATCFRDTPAEARIHCVDIENAYQQASKKMERTVKSIRELQAGVEDGVRALMLQLKELQHNLESEKKALNSFCQGMQEAITKTHGSVLTELQRQFETKDRMVQTQLLSLGSALPVLRMHLMLCTAFTSSATKYQFLELAHPMLERLNRVAQLGHPSRPPLMTAYPKTNYRNEFARVMQPFVGQAQTPKESLYDQTHGIIQPEPPVIQQSSKAPQRIPTKGGMDGEPFTNHCRTFDTRLKELNQQLLMVKERLGELHHDVSLLRRANAPPLGLRYEHVVKDCRLLERQLEHHQLELEKLRNVFDGLWDEQLCRIHMEKEIFHSQMNDILSLRNQVKQLQNLAQQLEPFIKSYTTGVTAGEVSMSVSDAACNQDLKVLLDHLSRLQMQEPPQQPQTQAPVKDIRQPRSTVTSADNALYMKETKEMPPRCCTPSSIGAVLDSSGNIVLYGTTKPSESKRGALSQLIEKARSKEDRKKSPGREDGRDRSQSRRSRKSPDGSKPKTPPGHSASKMRSLCRSLKGGSGDNSAEGLDQPDRYADSQHPQSHTTAGEEGEYQRISEASSMGEAKKRVQAQVHAVPDDQPIPSAKGTKVYPASDSEDVFYADEKASTEVRRRRRASCDSLSTTGSGSRRSSIADGTKQRSWETFPRLKNKRSSEGATASLGQLKKSDSFEGHEEDVRNLVAAVQETRSHEYHHYMQHRRHHRKSKTN; via the exons ATGGCGAGCTCGGGGTCGGCCGTCGACGGGGTCggtgtcggcgtcggcgtcggcgtcggcgaaaGCGTCGGTACGACAGGTATACCCGGTGGCGGACCCAGGAACCCTCTGATCTGCACTGTCTGCCACGATTATTACAACGAGCCCTGTCTGCTGTCCTGCTTTCACACGTTCTGTGCTCGCTGCATCCGTTGCATCGATGGAAAGGTCATCTGTTCTATCTGCAG GCAACAAACGCAGCTGAGTGATGGAGCACAACTACCACCGTCCGATCAGCTGATGCGTCAGTTAGTCGAGTTGGCCAACTCGAAGAACCCACCATGTGCCAACTGCGATAAGCGAGACAAGTCTACcatgtttttttgtacaacatgTG GACAAGCCCTCTGCACACACTGCAGAGAGCACACGCACCGTGCAAAAATGTTCTCCTCCCACGAGGTGGTGCACATGAGCAAGTGCACCAAGGACACCCAGCGTCGTTGTTCAACCCATGGGGAACAGTACATAATGTTCTGCCAGACTGCGAAGTGCATGCTCTGCGCTACCTGTTTCCGTGACACACCAGCCGAAGCCAGGATACACTGCGTGGACATTGAGAATGCTTACCAGCAAGCATCGAAGAAGATGGAGAGAACGGTGAAGTCGATCAGGGAGCTGCAAGCTGGAGTGGAGGACGGAGTGAGGGCTCTGATGTTGCAGTTGAAGGAATTGCAGCACAATCTAGAGTCCGAGAAGAAGGCGTTGAACTCTTTCTGCCAGGGCATGCAGGAGGCTATAACCAAGACTCATGGGAGCGTGTTAACAGAGCTCCAAAGACAGTTCGAAACAAAAGACAGAATGGTTCAGACTCAGCTGTTGTCGCTAGGTAGCGCTCTTCCTGTATTACGGATGCACCTGATGCTGTGCACCGCGTTCACAAGCAGCGCGACGAAATACCAATTTCTCGAGCTAGCCCATCCCATGCTGGAACGATTGAACCGTGTCGCTCAGCTCGGTCATCCATCCAGGCCGCCGCTAATGACCGCCTATCCAAAGACCAACTACAGAAACGAGTTCGCCAGGGTGATGCAGCCGTTCGTAGGTCAGGCACAGACCCCGAAAGAGTCGTTATACGATCAGACTCACGGGATCATCCAGCCGGAGCCGCCGGTGATTCAG CAGAGCAGCAAGGCTCCGCAGAGGATCCCAACGAAAGGTGGAATGGATGGTGAACCATTCACCAATCACTGTAGGACATTCGACACTCGGCTCAAGGAATTGAACCAGCAGTTGCTGATGGTGAAGGAGCGTTTAGGGGAGCTTCATCACGACGTGTCTCTGTTGAGAAGGGCCAACGCTCCACCCCTGGGTCTACGCTACGAGCACGTGGTCAAGGACTGTCGGCTGTTGGAAAGACAGTTGGAGCACCATCAGTTGGAATTAGAGAAGCTCAGGAACGTGTTCGACGGCTTGTGGGACGAACAGTTGTGTAGGATTCATATGGAGAAGGAGATCTTCCACTCGCAG ATGAACGACATACTGTCCCTGAGGAACCAGGTGAAGCAGTTGCAGAACTTAGCCCAGCAACTGGAGCCATTCATAAAGTCCTACACGACGGGAGTTACAGCCGGTGAAGTCAGCATGTCGGTCTCAGACGCGGCATGCAATCAGGATCTAAAGGTGCTGCTGGATCATCTGTCGCGACTGCAGATGCAGGAACCGCCGCAGCAGCCTCAGACCCAAGCACCGGTCAAGGACATCCGTCAGCCACGTTCCACCGTCACCAGTGCCGACAATGCTCTCTATATGAAAG AAACGAAGGAGATGCCGCCACGTTGTTGCACCCCGTCCAGTATCGGAGCTGTGCTGGACTCCAGCGGAAACATCGTGCTCTACGGGACCACAAAGCCTTCCGAGTCGAAGCGGGGAGCCCTCAGCCAGCTGATTGAGAAGGCTAGGAGTAAAGAGGACCGGAAGAAATCGCCGGGAAGGGAGGACGGCCGCGATCGAAGCCAGAGCCGACGATCGAGGAAATCGCCGGACGGTTCGAAACCGAAAACACCGCCTGGCCATTCGGCCAGCAAGATGCGCTCCCTGTGCCGTTCCCTGAAGGGCGGCAGCGGCGACAATTCCGCGGAAGGCCTCGACCAACCGGATAGATACGCGGACTCCCAGCATCCACAGTCACACACGACTG CAGGAGAAGAAGGAGAGTACCAGCGGATCTCGGAGGCGTCGAGCATGGGCGAGGCGAAGAAACGTGTCCAGGCGCAGGTGCACGCGGTCCCGGACGACCAACCGATCCCGTCCGCGAAGGGCACGAAAGTGTACCCGGCTAGTGACTCGGAGGACGTGTTCTATGCGGACGAAAAAGCATCGACGGAGGTGAGGAGGCGTCGTCGCGCGAGTTGCGACAGCTTGAGCACCACCGGATCCGGCAGCAGACGGTCGAGCATCGCCGATGGGACG AAGCAGCGGTCCTGGGAAACGTTCCCCCGGCTCAAGAACAAACGGAGCAGCGAGGGCGCAACCGCATCCCTCGGCCAGCTCAAGAAATCGGATAGCTTCGAGGGACACGAGGAGGACgtgcgcaacttggtggcggcGGTGCAGGAGACCAGGTCGCATGAGTATCATCACTACATGCAACATCGCCGCCATCACCGAAAGAGCAAGACGAATTAA
- the LOC143215160 gene encoding RING finger protein 207 isoform X3, with protein MASSGSAVDGVGVGVGVGVGESVGTTGIPGGGPRNPLICTVCHDYYNEPCLLSCFHTFCARCIRCIDGKVICSICRQQTQLSDGAQLPPSDQLMRQLVELANSKNPPCANCDKRDKSTMFFCTTCGQALCTHCREHTHRAKMFSSHEVVHMSKCTKDTQRRCSTHGEQYIMFCQTAKCMLCATCFRDTPAEARIHCVDIENAYQQASKKMERTVKSIRELQAGVEDGVRALMLQLKELQHNLESEKKALNSFCQGMQEAITKTHGSVLTELQRQFETKDRMVQTQLLSLGSALPVLRMHLMLCTAFTSSATKYQFLELAHPMLERLNRVAQLGHPSRPPLMTAYPKTNYRNEFARVMQPFVGQAQTPKESLYDQTHGIIQPEPPVIQSSKAPQRIPTKGGMDGEPFTNHCRTFDTRLKELNQQLLMVKERLGELHHDVSLLRRANAPPLGLRYEHVVKDCRLLERQLEHHQLELEKLRNVFDGLWDEQLCRIHMEKEIFHSQMNDILSLRNQVKQLQNLAQQLEPFIKSYTTGVTAGEVSMSVSDAACNQDLKVLLDHLSRLQMQEPPQQPQTQAPVKDIRQPRSTVTSADNALYMKETKEMPPRCCTPSSIGAVLDSSGNIVLYGTTKPSESKRGALSQLIEKARSKEDRKKSPGREDGRDRSQSRRSRKSPDGSKPKTPPGHSASKMRSLCRSLKGGSGDNSAEGLDQPDRYADSQHPQSHTTAGEEGEYQRISEASSMGEAKKRVQAQVHAVPDDQPIPSAKGTKVYPASDSEDVFYADEKASTEVRRRRRASCDSLSTTGSGSRRSSIADGTVGQSGQEPRKTLVLLIGPTSKSSSLVQKQRSWETFPRLKNKRSSEGATASLGQLKKSDSFEGHEEDVRNLVAAVQETRSHEYHHYMQHRRHHRKSKTN; from the exons ATGGCGAGCTCGGGGTCGGCCGTCGACGGGGTCggtgtcggcgtcggcgtcggcgtcggcgaaaGCGTCGGTACGACAGGTATACCCGGTGGCGGACCCAGGAACCCTCTGATCTGCACTGTCTGCCACGATTATTACAACGAGCCCTGTCTGCTGTCCTGCTTTCACACGTTCTGTGCTCGCTGCATCCGTTGCATCGATGGAAAGGTCATCTGTTCTATCTGCAG GCAACAAACGCAGCTGAGTGATGGAGCACAACTACCACCGTCCGATCAGCTGATGCGTCAGTTAGTCGAGTTGGCCAACTCGAAGAACCCACCATGTGCCAACTGCGATAAGCGAGACAAGTCTACcatgtttttttgtacaacatgTG GACAAGCCCTCTGCACACACTGCAGAGAGCACACGCACCGTGCAAAAATGTTCTCCTCCCACGAGGTGGTGCACATGAGCAAGTGCACCAAGGACACCCAGCGTCGTTGTTCAACCCATGGGGAACAGTACATAATGTTCTGCCAGACTGCGAAGTGCATGCTCTGCGCTACCTGTTTCCGTGACACACCAGCCGAAGCCAGGATACACTGCGTGGACATTGAGAATGCTTACCAGCAAGCATCGAAGAAGATGGAGAGAACGGTGAAGTCGATCAGGGAGCTGCAAGCTGGAGTGGAGGACGGAGTGAGGGCTCTGATGTTGCAGTTGAAGGAATTGCAGCACAATCTAGAGTCCGAGAAGAAGGCGTTGAACTCTTTCTGCCAGGGCATGCAGGAGGCTATAACCAAGACTCATGGGAGCGTGTTAACAGAGCTCCAAAGACAGTTCGAAACAAAAGACAGAATGGTTCAGACTCAGCTGTTGTCGCTAGGTAGCGCTCTTCCTGTATTACGGATGCACCTGATGCTGTGCACCGCGTTCACAAGCAGCGCGACGAAATACCAATTTCTCGAGCTAGCCCATCCCATGCTGGAACGATTGAACCGTGTCGCTCAGCTCGGTCATCCATCCAGGCCGCCGCTAATGACCGCCTATCCAAAGACCAACTACAGAAACGAGTTCGCCAGGGTGATGCAGCCGTTCGTAGGTCAGGCACAGACCCCGAAAGAGTCGTTATACGATCAGACTCACGGGATCATCCAGCCGGAGCCGCCGGTGATTCAG AGCAGCAAGGCTCCGCAGAGGATCCCAACGAAAGGTGGAATGGATGGTGAACCATTCACCAATCACTGTAGGACATTCGACACTCGGCTCAAGGAATTGAACCAGCAGTTGCTGATGGTGAAGGAGCGTTTAGGGGAGCTTCATCACGACGTGTCTCTGTTGAGAAGGGCCAACGCTCCACCCCTGGGTCTACGCTACGAGCACGTGGTCAAGGACTGTCGGCTGTTGGAAAGACAGTTGGAGCACCATCAGTTGGAATTAGAGAAGCTCAGGAACGTGTTCGACGGCTTGTGGGACGAACAGTTGTGTAGGATTCATATGGAGAAGGAGATCTTCCACTCGCAG ATGAACGACATACTGTCCCTGAGGAACCAGGTGAAGCAGTTGCAGAACTTAGCCCAGCAACTGGAGCCATTCATAAAGTCCTACACGACGGGAGTTACAGCCGGTGAAGTCAGCATGTCGGTCTCAGACGCGGCATGCAATCAGGATCTAAAGGTGCTGCTGGATCATCTGTCGCGACTGCAGATGCAGGAACCGCCGCAGCAGCCTCAGACCCAAGCACCGGTCAAGGACATCCGTCAGCCACGTTCCACCGTCACCAGTGCCGACAATGCTCTCTATATGAAAG AAACGAAGGAGATGCCGCCACGTTGTTGCACCCCGTCCAGTATCGGAGCTGTGCTGGACTCCAGCGGAAACATCGTGCTCTACGGGACCACAAAGCCTTCCGAGTCGAAGCGGGGAGCCCTCAGCCAGCTGATTGAGAAGGCTAGGAGTAAAGAGGACCGGAAGAAATCGCCGGGAAGGGAGGACGGCCGCGATCGAAGCCAGAGCCGACGATCGAGGAAATCGCCGGACGGTTCGAAACCGAAAACACCGCCTGGCCATTCGGCCAGCAAGATGCGCTCCCTGTGCCGTTCCCTGAAGGGCGGCAGCGGCGACAATTCCGCGGAAGGCCTCGACCAACCGGATAGATACGCGGACTCCCAGCATCCACAGTCACACACGACTG CAGGAGAAGAAGGAGAGTACCAGCGGATCTCGGAGGCGTCGAGCATGGGCGAGGCGAAGAAACGTGTCCAGGCGCAGGTGCACGCGGTCCCGGACGACCAACCGATCCCGTCCGCGAAGGGCACGAAAGTGTACCCGGCTAGTGACTCGGAGGACGTGTTCTATGCGGACGAAAAAGCATCGACGGAGGTGAGGAGGCGTCGTCGCGCGAGTTGCGACAGCTTGAGCACCACCGGATCCGGCAGCAGACGGTCGAGCATCGCCGATGGGACGGTAGGTCAATCCGGGCAGGAACCAAGGAAAACACTGGTTCTTTTGATCGGGCCTACATCGAAGTCGTCGTCTCTGGTGCAGAAGCAGCGGTCCTGGGAAACGTTCCCCCGGCTCAAGAACAAACGGAGCAGCGAGGGCGCAACCGCATCCCTCGGCCAGCTCAAGAAATCGGATAGCTTCGAGGGACACGAGGAGGACgtgcgcaacttggtggcggcGGTGCAGGAGACCAGGTCGCATGAGTATCATCACTACATGCAACATCGCCGCCATCACCGAAAGAGCAAGACGAATTAA
- the LOC143215160 gene encoding RING finger protein 207 isoform X1: MASSGSAVDGVGVGVGVGVGESVGTTGIPGGGPRNPLICTVCHDYYNEPCLLSCFHTFCARCIRCIDGKVICSICRQQTQLSDGAQLPPSDQLMRQLVELANSKNPPCANCDKRDKSTMFFCTTCGQALCTHCREHTHRAKMFSSHEVVHMSKCTKDTQRRCSTHGEQYIMFCQTAKCMLCATCFRDTPAEARIHCVDIENAYQQASKKMERTVKSIRELQAGVEDGVRALMLQLKELQHNLESEKKALNSFCQGMQEAITKTHGSVLTELQRQFETKDRMVQTQLLSLGSALPVLRMHLMLCTAFTSSATKYQFLELAHPMLERLNRVAQLGHPSRPPLMTAYPKTNYRNEFARVMQPFVGQAQTPKESLYDQTHGIIQPEPPVIQQSSKAPQRIPTKGGMDGEPFTNHCRTFDTRLKELNQQLLMVKERLGELHHDVSLLRRANAPPLGLRYEHVVKDCRLLERQLEHHQLELEKLRNVFDGLWDEQLCRIHMEKEIFHSQMNDILSLRNQVKQLQNLAQQLEPFIKSYTTGVTAGEVSMSVSDAACNQDLKVLLDHLSRLQMQEPPQQPQTQAPVKDIRQPRSTVTSADNALYMKETKEMPPRCCTPSSIGAVLDSSGNIVLYGTTKPSESKRGALSQLIEKARSKEDRKKSPGREDGRDRSQSRRSRKSPDGSKPKTPPGHSASKMRSLCRSLKGGSGDNSAEGLDQPDRYADSQHPQSHTTAGEEGEYQRISEASSMGEAKKRVQAQVHAVPDDQPIPSAKGTKVYPASDSEDVFYADEKASTEVRRRRRASCDSLSTTGSGSRRSSIADGTVGQSGQEPRKTLVLLIGPTSKSSSLVQKQRSWETFPRLKNKRSSEGATASLGQLKKSDSFEGHEEDVRNLVAAVQETRSHEYHHYMQHRRHHRKSKTN; encoded by the exons ATGGCGAGCTCGGGGTCGGCCGTCGACGGGGTCggtgtcggcgtcggcgtcggcgtcggcgaaaGCGTCGGTACGACAGGTATACCCGGTGGCGGACCCAGGAACCCTCTGATCTGCACTGTCTGCCACGATTATTACAACGAGCCCTGTCTGCTGTCCTGCTTTCACACGTTCTGTGCTCGCTGCATCCGTTGCATCGATGGAAAGGTCATCTGTTCTATCTGCAG GCAACAAACGCAGCTGAGTGATGGAGCACAACTACCACCGTCCGATCAGCTGATGCGTCAGTTAGTCGAGTTGGCCAACTCGAAGAACCCACCATGTGCCAACTGCGATAAGCGAGACAAGTCTACcatgtttttttgtacaacatgTG GACAAGCCCTCTGCACACACTGCAGAGAGCACACGCACCGTGCAAAAATGTTCTCCTCCCACGAGGTGGTGCACATGAGCAAGTGCACCAAGGACACCCAGCGTCGTTGTTCAACCCATGGGGAACAGTACATAATGTTCTGCCAGACTGCGAAGTGCATGCTCTGCGCTACCTGTTTCCGTGACACACCAGCCGAAGCCAGGATACACTGCGTGGACATTGAGAATGCTTACCAGCAAGCATCGAAGAAGATGGAGAGAACGGTGAAGTCGATCAGGGAGCTGCAAGCTGGAGTGGAGGACGGAGTGAGGGCTCTGATGTTGCAGTTGAAGGAATTGCAGCACAATCTAGAGTCCGAGAAGAAGGCGTTGAACTCTTTCTGCCAGGGCATGCAGGAGGCTATAACCAAGACTCATGGGAGCGTGTTAACAGAGCTCCAAAGACAGTTCGAAACAAAAGACAGAATGGTTCAGACTCAGCTGTTGTCGCTAGGTAGCGCTCTTCCTGTATTACGGATGCACCTGATGCTGTGCACCGCGTTCACAAGCAGCGCGACGAAATACCAATTTCTCGAGCTAGCCCATCCCATGCTGGAACGATTGAACCGTGTCGCTCAGCTCGGTCATCCATCCAGGCCGCCGCTAATGACCGCCTATCCAAAGACCAACTACAGAAACGAGTTCGCCAGGGTGATGCAGCCGTTCGTAGGTCAGGCACAGACCCCGAAAGAGTCGTTATACGATCAGACTCACGGGATCATCCAGCCGGAGCCGCCGGTGATTCAG CAGAGCAGCAAGGCTCCGCAGAGGATCCCAACGAAAGGTGGAATGGATGGTGAACCATTCACCAATCACTGTAGGACATTCGACACTCGGCTCAAGGAATTGAACCAGCAGTTGCTGATGGTGAAGGAGCGTTTAGGGGAGCTTCATCACGACGTGTCTCTGTTGAGAAGGGCCAACGCTCCACCCCTGGGTCTACGCTACGAGCACGTGGTCAAGGACTGTCGGCTGTTGGAAAGACAGTTGGAGCACCATCAGTTGGAATTAGAGAAGCTCAGGAACGTGTTCGACGGCTTGTGGGACGAACAGTTGTGTAGGATTCATATGGAGAAGGAGATCTTCCACTCGCAG ATGAACGACATACTGTCCCTGAGGAACCAGGTGAAGCAGTTGCAGAACTTAGCCCAGCAACTGGAGCCATTCATAAAGTCCTACACGACGGGAGTTACAGCCGGTGAAGTCAGCATGTCGGTCTCAGACGCGGCATGCAATCAGGATCTAAAGGTGCTGCTGGATCATCTGTCGCGACTGCAGATGCAGGAACCGCCGCAGCAGCCTCAGACCCAAGCACCGGTCAAGGACATCCGTCAGCCACGTTCCACCGTCACCAGTGCCGACAATGCTCTCTATATGAAAG AAACGAAGGAGATGCCGCCACGTTGTTGCACCCCGTCCAGTATCGGAGCTGTGCTGGACTCCAGCGGAAACATCGTGCTCTACGGGACCACAAAGCCTTCCGAGTCGAAGCGGGGAGCCCTCAGCCAGCTGATTGAGAAGGCTAGGAGTAAAGAGGACCGGAAGAAATCGCCGGGAAGGGAGGACGGCCGCGATCGAAGCCAGAGCCGACGATCGAGGAAATCGCCGGACGGTTCGAAACCGAAAACACCGCCTGGCCATTCGGCCAGCAAGATGCGCTCCCTGTGCCGTTCCCTGAAGGGCGGCAGCGGCGACAATTCCGCGGAAGGCCTCGACCAACCGGATAGATACGCGGACTCCCAGCATCCACAGTCACACACGACTG CAGGAGAAGAAGGAGAGTACCAGCGGATCTCGGAGGCGTCGAGCATGGGCGAGGCGAAGAAACGTGTCCAGGCGCAGGTGCACGCGGTCCCGGACGACCAACCGATCCCGTCCGCGAAGGGCACGAAAGTGTACCCGGCTAGTGACTCGGAGGACGTGTTCTATGCGGACGAAAAAGCATCGACGGAGGTGAGGAGGCGTCGTCGCGCGAGTTGCGACAGCTTGAGCACCACCGGATCCGGCAGCAGACGGTCGAGCATCGCCGATGGGACGGTAGGTCAATCCGGGCAGGAACCAAGGAAAACACTGGTTCTTTTGATCGGGCCTACATCGAAGTCGTCGTCTCTGGTGCAGAAGCAGCGGTCCTGGGAAACGTTCCCCCGGCTCAAGAACAAACGGAGCAGCGAGGGCGCAACCGCATCCCTCGGCCAGCTCAAGAAATCGGATAGCTTCGAGGGACACGAGGAGGACgtgcgcaacttggtggcggcGGTGCAGGAGACCAGGTCGCATGAGTATCATCACTACATGCAACATCGCCGCCATCACCGAAAGAGCAAGACGAATTAA
- the LOC143215160 gene encoding RING finger protein 207 isoform X2 → MASSGSAVDGVGVGVGVGVGESVGTTGIPGGGPRNPLICTVCHDYYNEPCLLSCFHTFCARCIRCIDGKVICSICRQQTQLSDGAQLPPSDQLMRQLVELANSKNPPCANCDKRDKSTMFFCTTCGQALCTHCREHTHRAKMFSSHEVVHMSKCTKDTQRRCSTHGEQYIMFCQTAKCMLCATCFRDTPAEARIHCVDIENAYQQASKKMERTVKSIRELQAGVEDGVRALMLQLKELQHNLESEKKALNSFCQGMQEAITKTHGSVLTELQRQFETKDRMVQTQLLSLGSALPVLRMHLMLCTAFTSSATKYQFLELAHPMLERLNRVAQLGHPSRPPLMTAYPKTNYRNEFARVMQPFVGQAQTPKESLYDQTHGIIQPEPPVIQQSSKAPQRIPTKGGMDGEPFTNHCRTFDTRLKELNQQLLMVKERLGELHHDVSLLRRANAPPLGLRYEHVVKDCRLLERQLEHHQLELEKLRNVFDGLWDEQLCRIHMEKEIFHSQMNDILSLRNQVKQLQNLAQQLEPFIKSYTTGVTAGEVSMSVSDAACNQDLKVLLDHLSRLQMQEPPQQPQTQAPVKDIRQPRSTVTSADNALYMKETKEMPPRCCTPSSIGAVLDSSGNIVLYGTTKPSESKRGALSQLIEKARSKEDRKKSPGREDGRDRSQSRRSRKSPDGSKPKTPPGHSASKMRSLCRSLKGGSGDNSAEGLDQPDRYADSQHPQSHTTGEEGEYQRISEASSMGEAKKRVQAQVHAVPDDQPIPSAKGTKVYPASDSEDVFYADEKASTEVRRRRRASCDSLSTTGSGSRRSSIADGTVGQSGQEPRKTLVLLIGPTSKSSSLVQKQRSWETFPRLKNKRSSEGATASLGQLKKSDSFEGHEEDVRNLVAAVQETRSHEYHHYMQHRRHHRKSKTN, encoded by the exons ATGGCGAGCTCGGGGTCGGCCGTCGACGGGGTCggtgtcggcgtcggcgtcggcgtcggcgaaaGCGTCGGTACGACAGGTATACCCGGTGGCGGACCCAGGAACCCTCTGATCTGCACTGTCTGCCACGATTATTACAACGAGCCCTGTCTGCTGTCCTGCTTTCACACGTTCTGTGCTCGCTGCATCCGTTGCATCGATGGAAAGGTCATCTGTTCTATCTGCAG GCAACAAACGCAGCTGAGTGATGGAGCACAACTACCACCGTCCGATCAGCTGATGCGTCAGTTAGTCGAGTTGGCCAACTCGAAGAACCCACCATGTGCCAACTGCGATAAGCGAGACAAGTCTACcatgtttttttgtacaacatgTG GACAAGCCCTCTGCACACACTGCAGAGAGCACACGCACCGTGCAAAAATGTTCTCCTCCCACGAGGTGGTGCACATGAGCAAGTGCACCAAGGACACCCAGCGTCGTTGTTCAACCCATGGGGAACAGTACATAATGTTCTGCCAGACTGCGAAGTGCATGCTCTGCGCTACCTGTTTCCGTGACACACCAGCCGAAGCCAGGATACACTGCGTGGACATTGAGAATGCTTACCAGCAAGCATCGAAGAAGATGGAGAGAACGGTGAAGTCGATCAGGGAGCTGCAAGCTGGAGTGGAGGACGGAGTGAGGGCTCTGATGTTGCAGTTGAAGGAATTGCAGCACAATCTAGAGTCCGAGAAGAAGGCGTTGAACTCTTTCTGCCAGGGCATGCAGGAGGCTATAACCAAGACTCATGGGAGCGTGTTAACAGAGCTCCAAAGACAGTTCGAAACAAAAGACAGAATGGTTCAGACTCAGCTGTTGTCGCTAGGTAGCGCTCTTCCTGTATTACGGATGCACCTGATGCTGTGCACCGCGTTCACAAGCAGCGCGACGAAATACCAATTTCTCGAGCTAGCCCATCCCATGCTGGAACGATTGAACCGTGTCGCTCAGCTCGGTCATCCATCCAGGCCGCCGCTAATGACCGCCTATCCAAAGACCAACTACAGAAACGAGTTCGCCAGGGTGATGCAGCCGTTCGTAGGTCAGGCACAGACCCCGAAAGAGTCGTTATACGATCAGACTCACGGGATCATCCAGCCGGAGCCGCCGGTGATTCAG CAGAGCAGCAAGGCTCCGCAGAGGATCCCAACGAAAGGTGGAATGGATGGTGAACCATTCACCAATCACTGTAGGACATTCGACACTCGGCTCAAGGAATTGAACCAGCAGTTGCTGATGGTGAAGGAGCGTTTAGGGGAGCTTCATCACGACGTGTCTCTGTTGAGAAGGGCCAACGCTCCACCCCTGGGTCTACGCTACGAGCACGTGGTCAAGGACTGTCGGCTGTTGGAAAGACAGTTGGAGCACCATCAGTTGGAATTAGAGAAGCTCAGGAACGTGTTCGACGGCTTGTGGGACGAACAGTTGTGTAGGATTCATATGGAGAAGGAGATCTTCCACTCGCAG ATGAACGACATACTGTCCCTGAGGAACCAGGTGAAGCAGTTGCAGAACTTAGCCCAGCAACTGGAGCCATTCATAAAGTCCTACACGACGGGAGTTACAGCCGGTGAAGTCAGCATGTCGGTCTCAGACGCGGCATGCAATCAGGATCTAAAGGTGCTGCTGGATCATCTGTCGCGACTGCAGATGCAGGAACCGCCGCAGCAGCCTCAGACCCAAGCACCGGTCAAGGACATCCGTCAGCCACGTTCCACCGTCACCAGTGCCGACAATGCTCTCTATATGAAAG AAACGAAGGAGATGCCGCCACGTTGTTGCACCCCGTCCAGTATCGGAGCTGTGCTGGACTCCAGCGGAAACATCGTGCTCTACGGGACCACAAAGCCTTCCGAGTCGAAGCGGGGAGCCCTCAGCCAGCTGATTGAGAAGGCTAGGAGTAAAGAGGACCGGAAGAAATCGCCGGGAAGGGAGGACGGCCGCGATCGAAGCCAGAGCCGACGATCGAGGAAATCGCCGGACGGTTCGAAACCGAAAACACCGCCTGGCCATTCGGCCAGCAAGATGCGCTCCCTGTGCCGTTCCCTGAAGGGCGGCAGCGGCGACAATTCCGCGGAAGGCCTCGACCAACCGGATAGATACGCGGACTCCCAGCATCCACAGTCACACACGACTG GAGAAGAAGGAGAGTACCAGCGGATCTCGGAGGCGTCGAGCATGGGCGAGGCGAAGAAACGTGTCCAGGCGCAGGTGCACGCGGTCCCGGACGACCAACCGATCCCGTCCGCGAAGGGCACGAAAGTGTACCCGGCTAGTGACTCGGAGGACGTGTTCTATGCGGACGAAAAAGCATCGACGGAGGTGAGGAGGCGTCGTCGCGCGAGTTGCGACAGCTTGAGCACCACCGGATCCGGCAGCAGACGGTCGAGCATCGCCGATGGGACGGTAGGTCAATCCGGGCAGGAACCAAGGAAAACACTGGTTCTTTTGATCGGGCCTACATCGAAGTCGTCGTCTCTGGTGCAGAAGCAGCGGTCCTGGGAAACGTTCCCCCGGCTCAAGAACAAACGGAGCAGCGAGGGCGCAACCGCATCCCTCGGCCAGCTCAAGAAATCGGATAGCTTCGAGGGACACGAGGAGGACgtgcgcaacttggtggcggcGGTGCAGGAGACCAGGTCGCATGAGTATCATCACTACATGCAACATCGCCGCCATCACCGAAAGAGCAAGACGAATTAA